A stretch of the Mycolicibacterium celeriflavum genome encodes the following:
- a CDS encoding class I SAM-dependent methyltransferase, whose product MRNAATELSPVEQTALLTVYARALDSRWRQPILGDTLASDVVGKIDYDFAGLGVQTSVVCQTALRAKLLDDRVRGFVGRHPNAVVVDLGAGLDSRFYRIGPPSSVDWYNVDLPGIMAVRDEVLPANPQSHSVPVSLADKRWAEAIPNERPTMLVADGLFAFLTEPVIVDIFRRITEYFRSGELAFNDYGGIGLASRLAIKLAPQKMFKDVGNQWGYAGFKDAHHPQTWNPRMKLVEEASLAHQPEVDLFPGWVRIATKLMGQTKTGARKARILRYAF is encoded by the coding sequence ATGAGAAATGCCGCCACCGAACTGAGTCCAGTCGAACAGACCGCGCTTCTCACTGTCTACGCCAGAGCACTCGACAGTCGCTGGCGCCAACCGATCCTCGGCGACACGCTCGCGAGCGACGTGGTGGGCAAGATCGACTACGACTTTGCGGGTCTCGGCGTGCAGACCAGCGTCGTTTGCCAGACCGCGCTGCGCGCGAAGTTGCTCGATGACCGGGTACGCGGCTTCGTCGGGCGGCACCCGAATGCGGTAGTAGTCGATCTCGGGGCCGGGCTCGACAGCCGCTTCTACCGGATTGGTCCTCCTTCGTCGGTGGACTGGTACAACGTGGACCTGCCGGGGATCATGGCGGTGCGCGACGAGGTTCTACCGGCCAACCCGCAGTCGCATTCGGTGCCGGTGTCGCTGGCCGACAAGCGCTGGGCCGAGGCGATCCCGAACGAACGGCCCACCATGCTGGTCGCCGACGGACTTTTCGCCTTTTTGACCGAGCCGGTGATCGTGGACATCTTCCGCCGCATCACCGAGTACTTCCGTTCCGGCGAACTCGCGTTCAACGACTACGGCGGGATCGGCCTAGCCAGTCGGCTCGCGATCAAGCTGGCTCCGCAGAAAATGTTCAAGGATGTCGGAAATCAGTGGGGCTACGCCGGCTTCAAGGATGCACATCATCCACAGACTTGGAATCCGCGGATGAAGCTGGTCGAGGAGGCCAGTCTTGCGCACCAGCCGGAGGTCGACCTCTTTCCCGGCTGGGTACGTATCGCGACGAAGCTGATGGGCCAGACCAAGACCGGGGCCCGTAAGGCGCGAATTCTCCGCTACGCGTTCTAA
- the istB gene encoding IS21-like element helper ATPase IstB has translation MGTTKTTTAAGRDVAGELAYLTRALKAPTLRDSIARLAERARAENWTHEEYLAACLQREVSARESHGGEGRIRAARFPARKSLEEFDFDHARGLKRDAIAHLGTLDFVAARDNVVFLGPPGTGKTHLAIGLAMRACQAGHRVLFATAAEWVARLAEAHHAGRIHAELTRLGRYPLLVIDEVGYIPFEPEAANLFFQLVSARYERASLIVTSNKAFGRWGEVFGDDVVAAAMIDRLVHHAEVIFTNGTQTVLG, from the coding sequence ATGGGGACTACCAAAACCACCACTGCGGCCGGCCGGGACGTCGCCGGCGAGCTGGCCTATCTGACTCGCGCACTTAAAGCCCCGACCCTGCGCGACTCGATTGCCCGGCTAGCCGAGCGGGCCCGGGCGGAGAACTGGACCCATGAGGAATACCTGGCGGCCTGTCTGCAACGCGAGGTTTCGGCCCGCGAATCCCATGGCGGTGAAGGACGCATCCGCGCCGCCCGATTCCCGGCCCGAAAGTCATTGGAGGAATTCGACTTCGACCATGCCCGCGGACTCAAACGCGACGCCATCGCTCACCTGGGCACCCTGGACTTCGTCGCCGCCCGCGACAATGTAGTCTTCCTCGGCCCACCCGGCACCGGCAAAACCCACCTGGCGATCGGACTGGCCATGCGGGCCTGCCAAGCCGGCCACCGGGTCCTGTTCGCCACCGCCGCCGAATGGGTAGCGCGACTGGCCGAAGCCCACCACGCCGGGCGCATCCACGCCGAACTGACCCGACTCGGGCGCTACCCGCTGCTCGTCATCGACGAAGTCGGCTACATCCCATTCGAACCCGAGGCCGCCAACCTGTTCTTCCAACTGGTCTCGGCCCGCTACGAACGGGCCAGCCTGATCGTCACTTCCAACAAGGCCTTCGGCCGCTGGGGCGAAGTGTTCGGTGACGACGTCGTGGCCGCCGCCATGATCGACCGCCTCGTGCACCACGCCGAAGTCATCTTCACTAACGGAACGCAAACGGTCTTGGGTTGA
- a CDS encoding type II toxin-antitoxin system RelE family toxin yields the protein MTTKDRPYHVDVAGSARRDLRRPSGKIAMAIIEFITGPLAENPQRLSKVLRGELAAYRSARRGDYRVLFRIDDDKHAIVIVAIDHRAQIYRPR from the coding sequence GTGACCACAAAGGACCGCCCGTACCACGTCGACGTAGCCGGGTCCGCACGCCGTGACTTGCGGCGCCCCTCAGGCAAGATCGCCATGGCGATCATCGAGTTCATCACCGGCCCGCTTGCTGAGAACCCACAGCGGCTCAGCAAGGTCCTGCGGGGCGAACTGGCGGCTTACCGCAGCGCCCGCCGAGGCGATTACCGGGTGCTGTTTCGCATCGACGATGACAAGCACGCCATCGTCATCGTTGCGATCGATCACCGTGCCCAGATCTACCGCCCGCGCTGA
- a CDS encoding VOC family protein: protein MAHVEFVLAVVAVSHIDAGRAWYTTLFGREPDNNPMPNLVEWQVTDGGWVQVTEDPARAGNGMLNLALSDFEEGVRELREMGLGTGEIIDANKGVRLFPITDPDNNMIQLVGNFRVKY from the coding sequence ATGGCGCATGTTGAGTTCGTCCTGGCCGTCGTCGCGGTCAGTCATATCGACGCCGGCCGGGCCTGGTACACCACGCTGTTCGGACGCGAACCCGACAACAACCCGATGCCGAACCTGGTCGAATGGCAGGTCACCGACGGCGGCTGGGTGCAGGTGACCGAGGACCCCGCGCGTGCGGGCAACGGCATGCTCAACTTGGCCCTGTCTGACTTCGAGGAAGGCGTTCGCGAACTTCGCGAGATGGGTCTTGGCACTGGCGAGATCATCGACGCCAACAAGGGCGTACGACTATTTCCGATCACCGATCCCGACAACAACATGATTCAGCTGGTCGGCAACTTCCGGGTGAAGTACTAA
- a CDS encoding type II toxin-antitoxin system Phd/YefM family antitoxin — translation MRSIPLGEAKDKLSALVDDAEATHDIITITKHGRPAAVLMSADDLESLQETVYWLSQPGIRDTIVAAEREYAEGSTVDGDALRDEFGLPPR, via the coding sequence ATGCGATCGATTCCGCTCGGCGAGGCCAAAGACAAGCTGTCGGCGCTGGTCGATGACGCCGAAGCCACGCACGACATCATTACCATCACCAAGCACGGGCGACCTGCGGCCGTCCTGATGTCGGCCGATGACCTCGAATCGCTGCAGGAGACTGTGTATTGGCTTTCACAGCCCGGGATCCGCGACACCATCGTCGCGGCCGAACGCGAATACGCAGAGGGCTCGACAGTCGACGGCGATGCGCTGCGTGACGAGTTCGGCCTTCCGCCACGGTGA
- a CDS encoding FAD-binding oxidoreductase, whose protein sequence is MTGQRSWWGWGTSAEALSPAEAAELVSRTKAMLPDHDFTDHAPPQPSALGIAPSRIRPPAALSDLCSTDPVDRLSHARGKAFRDVVRNLLGQIEHIPDIVARPRTERDVVDVLDWCSATATPVIPYGGGSSVVGGVEPRFDGPAVSLDLCHLNQVLDIDATSRAARIQAGIYGPALESQLRPHGLTLRHYPQSFAYSTLGGWLATRAGGHFATLYTHIDDLTESMRVVTPVGVNESRRMPGSGAGPSPDRMFLGSEGILGVITEAWMRLQRRPVWQVSASIAFDDYHRAVGATRAIAQAGLYPSNCRLLDAAEAFINAGVTVGGGLLLVAFESADHPVDSWLDRAVQLAADHGGTVSSRRSRDAATEHSAADGSREAAATWRSSFLRMPYQRDALARRSMIVETFETACTWDHFEALHRAVTEAARTAIAKVCGAGVVTCRFTHVYPDGPAPYYGIYAGGRWGGTVTQWDEIKAAVSEAIIANDGTITHHHAVGRNHRVWYDRQRPEPFAAALTAAKSIVDPAGVLNPGAVLPSPPRHP, encoded by the coding sequence ATGACAGGGCAACGTTCATGGTGGGGTTGGGGAACCAGCGCCGAGGCGCTGTCGCCGGCCGAGGCCGCCGAGTTGGTCTCTCGGACAAAGGCGATGCTGCCCGATCACGATTTCACCGACCATGCACCGCCGCAGCCAAGCGCACTCGGCATCGCACCGTCCCGCATTCGTCCACCGGCCGCCCTTTCCGACCTGTGCAGCACTGACCCCGTCGACCGGTTGTCTCACGCGCGCGGTAAAGCTTTCCGGGATGTGGTGCGCAACTTGCTCGGTCAGATCGAGCACATTCCGGACATAGTCGCTCGGCCCCGCACCGAACGCGACGTGGTCGACGTGCTGGACTGGTGCTCAGCGACCGCAACGCCGGTGATTCCCTACGGCGGAGGTAGCTCGGTGGTCGGCGGTGTCGAGCCTCGGTTCGACGGGCCGGCGGTCTCACTCGACTTGTGCCATCTGAACCAAGTCCTCGACATCGACGCCACCAGCCGCGCCGCACGCATCCAGGCCGGCATCTACGGCCCCGCGCTGGAGAGCCAGCTGCGGCCGCACGGCCTGACGCTGCGCCACTACCCGCAGTCATTCGCGTATTCCACTCTCGGCGGCTGGTTGGCCACCCGCGCGGGCGGGCACTTCGCCACCCTCTACACGCATATAGACGACCTGACGGAGTCGATGCGCGTTGTCACACCCGTGGGCGTCAATGAGTCTCGGCGCATGCCGGGTTCGGGCGCCGGCCCGTCGCCGGACCGCATGTTTCTTGGCTCCGAAGGCATTCTCGGCGTGATCACCGAGGCGTGGATGCGGCTGCAGCGCCGGCCGGTGTGGCAGGTGAGCGCCTCCATCGCCTTCGATGACTACCACCGCGCGGTGGGCGCCACCCGGGCGATCGCCCAAGCCGGCCTGTACCCATCGAACTGCCGACTCCTTGACGCCGCCGAAGCGTTCATCAACGCCGGCGTGACGGTCGGTGGCGGGCTGCTGCTGGTCGCATTCGAGTCCGCCGATCATCCCGTGGACAGCTGGCTCGACCGCGCCGTGCAGTTGGCCGCCGACCACGGCGGCACCGTCAGTTCACGACGCAGCAGGGACGCCGCGACTGAGCATTCGGCAGCGGACGGCAGTCGGGAAGCAGCAGCGACGTGGCGCTCCTCGTTTCTGCGGATGCCCTACCAGCGAGACGCGCTGGCTCGACGCTCGATGATTGTCGAGACATTCGAAACAGCCTGCACCTGGGACCACTTCGAGGCACTTCACCGCGCCGTCACCGAAGCGGCACGCACGGCGATCGCCAAGGTCTGTGGTGCCGGGGTCGTCACCTGCCGGTTCACCCACGTCTATCCCGACGGGCCCGCCCCCTACTACGGCATCTACGCCGGGGGCCGCTGGGGCGGCACCGTCACGCAATGGGATGAGATCAAGGCCGCCGTATCCGAGGCCATCATCGCCAACGACGGCACCATCACCCATCATCATGCCGTCGGCCGCAACCATCGAGTATGGTACGACCGGCAGCGTCCAGAACCGTTCGCGGCGGCGCTGACCGCCGCCAAGAGCATCGTCGACCCAGCTGGTGTTCTCAACCCGGGCGCCGTGCTCCCGAGCCCGCCCCGTCACCCATAG
- a CDS encoding ArsR/SmtB family transcription factor: protein MPNQSASDRIGRVFQALADPTRRAIVERLVRRPASVKALAEPLTMSLPAVMQHLQVLEAAGVIVTEKVGRVRSCRIEPKALREAEQWLGRQRTERERQLDQLDDYLKGN, encoded by the coding sequence GTGCCTAACCAATCCGCTTCCGATCGGATCGGCCGCGTGTTCCAGGCGCTCGCGGACCCGACCCGACGGGCGATCGTCGAGCGGCTGGTGCGCCGCCCAGCGTCGGTCAAGGCGCTGGCCGAGCCGCTCACGATGTCGCTGCCCGCGGTGATGCAGCACCTGCAAGTGCTCGAGGCAGCCGGCGTGATCGTCACCGAGAAGGTCGGCCGAGTGCGTAGCTGCCGGATCGAACCCAAGGCGTTGCGTGAAGCCGAGCAGTGGCTCGGCCGCCAACGAACGGAGCGGGAACGGCAGCTTGATCAGCTCGATGACTATCTGAAGGGAAATTGA
- a CDS encoding SRPBCC family protein, with product MEITHSTFTLERRYPASVERVFQAWADPKARRRWMAQGAEHSQDFVVGGLETVKGFDGEGRALTYEARYAEIVLNERILTTSTLHTEDRLSTVSVTSVEFRAEDANTWVVLTEHGVYLPGQEQPEWREHGTAQQLDTLAAEFAAVADSKEH from the coding sequence ATGGAGATAACCCACTCGACGTTCACCCTGGAGCGTCGCTATCCGGCCTCGGTCGAGCGGGTCTTTCAGGCTTGGGCGGATCCAAAAGCGCGGAGACGCTGGATGGCCCAAGGGGCCGAGCACTCTCAGGACTTTGTGGTAGGCGGACTCGAGACGGTCAAGGGGTTCGATGGAGAAGGTCGTGCTCTCACCTATGAGGCGCGCTACGCCGAAATCGTGCTCAACGAACGAATTCTCACGACGTCGACCCTGCACACCGAGGACCGACTGTCGACGGTCTCGGTAACCAGTGTCGAGTTCCGGGCAGAAGATGCCAACACCTGGGTGGTGCTGACCGAGCACGGAGTCTATCTACCCGGACAGGAGCAGCCCGAGTGGAGAGAACACGGAACCGCGCAGCAATTAGACACCCTGGCAGCGGAATTCGCCGCAGTCGCTGATTCAAAGGAGCACTGA
- a CDS encoding helix-turn-helix domain-containing protein, whose product MTRLRALTEAGLLHPNPDGVLAPLFTGESGFFLASDKVQVKYEMLRARLVDGLPVSEVAAAHGYSRAAFYLVAAAFDQSGMAGLVDERRGRRGPIKLRPEIVEFIRADAGSGAQIAEQVADRFGVRLHRRTIERVRDR is encoded by the coding sequence ATGACACGGCTTCGGGCGCTGACCGAGGCGGGGTTGTTGCATCCGAATCCGGATGGGGTGTTGGCGCCGTTGTTCACCGGCGAGTCAGGTTTCTTTCTGGCCTCCGACAAGGTGCAGGTGAAGTACGAGATGTTGCGGGCGCGTCTGGTGGACGGCCTGCCGGTATCGGAAGTTGCTGCAGCACACGGCTATTCGCGCGCAGCGTTCTATCTGGTGGCGGCGGCGTTCGACCAGTCGGGGATGGCCGGACTGGTGGACGAGCGGCGGGGCCGTCGCGGACCGATCAAGCTGCGCCCGGAGATCGTGGAGTTCATCCGCGCCGACGCCGGGTCGGGGGCCCAGATCGCCGAACAGGTGGCCGACCGGTTCGGGGTGCGGTTGCACCGGCGCACCATCGAGCGGGTGCGCGACCGGTGA
- a CDS encoding VOC family protein gives MSDIEAGRSWYTNLFGREPDNNPMSNLIEWQVTNGAWVQVTEDRQLAGNGMLNLAVSDIEEGARELREIGLDPGEIIEANQGYDCGQSPIRITTSFSSSATFE, from the coding sequence GTGAGCGACATCGAGGCCGGCAGGTCCTGGTACACAAATCTGTTCGGCCGCGAACCTGACAACAATCCGATGTCGAATCTGATCGAATGGCAGGTCACCAACGGCGCCTGGGTGCAGGTTACCGAGGATCGCCAGCTTGCCGGCAACGGGATGCTCAACCTAGCCGTGTCGGACATCGAGGAAGGCGCTCGGGAACTCCGCGAGATCGGTTTGGACCCAGGCGAAATCATCGAAGCGAATCAGGGCTACGACTGTGGCCAATCACCGATACGGATAACAACCAGTTTCAGCTCGTCGGCAACTTTCGAGTGA
- the istA gene encoding IS21 family transposase, with the protein MLSVEDWAEIRRLRRAEGLPIKVIARVLGVSKNTVKSALASDVPPKYERPPRGSIVDEAVPRIRELLQAYPRMPATVIAERIGWTRSIRVLSARVAELRPVYLPPDPASRTAYAAGEIAQCDLWFPPVEIAVGFGQTRTATRLPVLTMISAYSRWLMAILLPTRRAEDLFAGWWELISRLGAVPRALVWDGEGAIGRWRAGRVELTKECQAFRGVLATKVIVCKPADPEAKGLIERAHDYLERSFLPGRTFASPADFNTQMTDWLAVVNTRTRRALGCAPTDRIEADRAAMLGLPPVAPATGWCSSLRLPRDHYIRLDGNDYSVHPAAVGRRVLVRADLQRVHVVCDGQPVAEHARIWATHQTISDPVHVEAAKVLRRRRIQTPTPPLESEVPVRELSSYDTAFGVDLDGGAA; encoded by the coding sequence ATGTTGTCTGTGGAAGATTGGGCCGAGATCCGTCGTCTGCGCCGTGCCGAGGGCCTGCCGATCAAGGTGATCGCGCGGGTGCTGGGGGTTTCGAAGAACACCGTGAAGTCGGCGTTGGCCTCGGATGTGCCGCCGAAGTACGAACGGCCACCGCGGGGTTCGATCGTCGATGAGGCTGTACCGCGGATCCGCGAACTGCTGCAGGCCTATCCACGGATGCCGGCGACGGTGATCGCCGAGCGGATCGGCTGGACCCGCTCGATCCGGGTGCTCTCGGCGCGGGTGGCTGAGTTGCGGCCGGTGTATCTGCCGCCAGATCCGGCCTCGCGCACCGCCTATGCCGCCGGAGAGATCGCCCAGTGCGATCTGTGGTTCCCGCCGGTAGAGATCGCGGTCGGCTTTGGCCAGACCCGCACCGCCACCCGGTTGCCGGTACTGACGATGATCAGTGCCTACTCGCGATGGCTGATGGCCATCTTGCTCCCCACCCGGCGTGCTGAGGATCTGTTCGCTGGGTGGTGGGAGCTGATCAGCCGGCTCGGCGCGGTGCCGCGAGCCTTGGTGTGGGACGGTGAGGGTGCGATCGGGCGTTGGCGCGCGGGGCGCGTTGAGCTGACCAAGGAATGTCAGGCCTTTCGCGGGGTGCTGGCCACCAAGGTCATCGTCTGCAAGCCCGCCGACCCGGAAGCCAAAGGGCTTATCGAACGAGCCCATGACTACCTGGAGCGTTCGTTTCTACCTGGCCGCACCTTCGCCTCGCCGGCCGATTTCAACACCCAGATGACCGATTGGCTGGCCGTGGTCAACACCCGCACCCGCCGAGCGCTTGGCTGCGCCCCGACCGACCGGATCGAGGCGGATCGGGCGGCGATGCTGGGATTACCGCCGGTGGCACCGGCCACCGGCTGGTGTTCGTCGTTGCGGCTGCCACGTGATCACTACATCCGCCTTGACGGCAACGACTACTCGGTGCACCCTGCCGCAGTCGGGCGCCGGGTGTTGGTGCGCGCCGACCTGCAACGGGTGCACGTGGTCTGCGACGGCCAACCGGTGGCCGAGCATGCGCGAATCTGGGCGACCCATCAGACGATCTCTGATCCGGTGCATGTGGAGGCGGCCAAGGTGTTGCGGCGTAGAAGAATCCAGACCCCGACACCGCCATTAGAATCCGAGGTGCCGGTGCGCGAGCTGTCGTCCTATGACACCGCGTTCGGGGTCGATCTCGATGGTGGGGCAGCCTGA